A single Flavobacterium sp. 1 DNA region contains:
- a CDS encoding DEAD/DEAH box helicase, whose product MNKKHHSNNILLNLGIDSLNEMQETAQDVILNDNNVLLLSPTGSGKTLAFLLPIFEMLQPEILSVQCLILVPSRELGLQIEQVWKKMGTDYKVNVCYGGHSIDTEIKNLSNPPAVLIGTPGRIADHIDRGTFRLDKIQTLILDEFDKSLQLGFHEQMSFIIGKLSKLNKRVLVSATSDIEIPKYTRVVNPTILDFIPNEEEQESNLATKMVVSKEKDKLESLFNLICSLKSQQAIVFCNHRDAAERISDTLNEKGIYSTYYHGGMDQEERERALIQFRNGSMSYLITTDLAARGLDIPEMKHVIHYHLPLKEDEFTHRNGRTARMQASGTAYVIAHESEKKMDYLDYGMEVFNVENTVTLPKPPEFQTIYISGGKKNKLNKIDIVGFFSQKGKLEKGDLGLIEVKDFISFAAVKFNKVKDLLHNIKEEKMKGKKFKIEVARKVIKKEEE is encoded by the coding sequence ATGAATAAGAAACACCATTCCAACAATATATTACTGAATTTAGGTATCGATAGCCTAAATGAAATGCAGGAAACTGCACAAGACGTCATCCTAAATGATAATAATGTTTTACTGCTTTCTCCAACAGGTTCCGGAAAAACATTGGCTTTTTTATTGCCGATTTTCGAAATGCTGCAGCCTGAAATTCTGTCTGTTCAATGTTTAATTCTGGTTCCGTCACGCGAATTGGGACTGCAGATTGAACAGGTTTGGAAAAAAATGGGAACCGATTACAAAGTAAATGTGTGCTACGGCGGGCATTCTATTGATACCGAAATTAAAAACTTGAGCAATCCTCCAGCTGTTTTAATTGGAACTCCTGGCAGAATTGCAGATCACATTGACCGAGGAACTTTTAGATTAGATAAAATCCAAACTTTAATTCTGGATGAATTTGATAAATCCCTGCAGTTGGGCTTTCACGAGCAAATGTCTTTTATAATTGGAAAGCTTTCTAAACTGAATAAACGTGTATTGGTTTCGGCTACATCAGATATTGAAATTCCAAAATATACCCGAGTTGTGAACCCGACAATCTTGGATTTTATTCCAAACGAGGAAGAACAGGAAAGTAACTTGGCTACCAAAATGGTAGTTTCCAAAGAAAAAGACAAGCTGGAAAGTTTATTTAACTTAATATGTTCTTTAAAATCGCAGCAGGCGATTGTTTTTTGCAATCATCGCGATGCAGCCGAACGAATTAGCGATACTTTAAACGAGAAAGGAATTTATTCTACCTATTATCATGGCGGAATGGATCAGGAAGAAAGAGAACGTGCGCTAATTCAATTCCGTAACGGGAGCATGAGCTATTTAATCACTACCGATCTTGCAGCACGTGGTCTTGATATTCCCGAAATGAAGCATGTTATTCACTATCATCTGCCATTAAAGGAAGACGAGTTTACCCATAGAAATGGTCGTACGGCTCGTATGCAGGCTTCGGGTACTGCTTATGTGATTGCTCATGAAAGTGAGAAAAAAATGGATTATTTGGATTATGGAATGGAAGTATTTAATGTAGAAAATACAGTGACACTGCCAAAACCTCCCGAATTTCAAACCATTTACATTAGTGGCGGAAAGAAAAATAAATTGAATAAAATTGACATTGTAGGATTCTTTTCCCAAAAAGGGAAACTCGAAAAAGGAGATTTAGGGCTAATTGAAGTGAAGGATTTTATTTCGTTTGCTGCCGTAAAATTCAATAAGGTAAAAGACTTGCTGCATAATATTAAAGAAGAGAAGATGAAAGGCAAGAAATTTAAGATTGAAGTTGCCAGAAAAGTTATCAAGAAGGAGGAAGAGTAG
- a CDS encoding alkylphosphonate utilization protein gives MSLERELNKRSGSQCELCAATENLKEFQVLPTKKGGLDESIFACPTCIDQIENPGHEDLNHWRCLNDSMWSEHIPVQVSAWRMLSRLRKNGWPQELLEQMYLDEDTLAWAQATGEGEDDENKIIHRDVNGVILAHGDSVVLIKDLKVKGSSMVAKQGTSVRNIRLDHENAEYIEGKVDGQQIVIITQYVKKI, from the coding sequence ATGAGCTTAGAAAGAGAATTAAATAAACGCAGCGGTTCCCAATGTGAATTATGCGCTGCCACCGAAAACCTTAAAGAATTCCAAGTATTGCCTACCAAAAAAGGCGGATTAGACGAAAGCATTTTTGCCTGTCCTACTTGTATCGACCAAATTGAAAATCCAGGTCATGAAGATTTAAACCACTGGAGATGCTTAAACGACAGTATGTGGAGCGAACATATTCCAGTACAGGTTTCAGCTTGGAGAATGTTGAGCCGTTTGCGTAAAAATGGCTGGCCACAAGAGCTTTTGGAACAAATGTATCTAGACGAAGACACTCTCGCATGGGCACAAGCCACAGGAGAAGGAGAAGATGATGAAAACAAAATCATCCACCGCGATGTAAATGGCGTGATATTAGCCCACGGAGATTCAGTAGTTTTGATCAAAGATCTAAAAGTAAAAGGATCAAGCATGGTTGCTAAACAAGGTACTTCGGTACGCAACATCCGCTTAGACCACGAAAACGCAGAATACATTGAAGGAAAAGTTGATGGTCAGCAGATTGTGATTATCACGCAGTACGTTAAGAAAATATAG
- a CDS encoding NUDIX hydrolase, which yields MYKVFVNDKPLFLTNQISKETDFQLFLLDSIDVKQVIVKMFQNKIKKAYLYHPDESVIMKTLKAKIPVNKAGGGLVYNKKGEVLFIFRNGKWDLPKGGTDKGELIEKTAMREVEEETGVNELQIVKKLQKTYHVFKRNGKYKLKITHWFEMQSTFEGTPKGQIEEGIEKVAWLGPDQIKEALQNSYENIKLLFEEEN from the coding sequence ATGTATAAAGTTTTTGTTAACGACAAACCACTTTTTTTGACAAATCAAATTTCTAAAGAGACTGATTTTCAGCTTTTCTTGTTGGATAGTATTGATGTTAAGCAAGTTATTGTAAAAATGTTTCAAAATAAAATTAAGAAAGCCTATCTCTATCACCCAGATGAAAGCGTGATTATGAAAACCTTGAAAGCAAAAATCCCCGTTAATAAAGCTGGAGGCGGTTTGGTTTATAATAAAAAAGGTGAGGTATTGTTCATTTTTAGAAACGGAAAGTGGGATTTGCCAAAAGGAGGTACTGATAAAGGTGAGCTGATTGAAAAAACGGCTATGCGCGAAGTCGAAGAAGAAACAGGCGTAAATGAATTGCAAATTGTTAAAAAACTCCAAAAGACCTATCATGTTTTTAAACGAAACGGGAAATACAAATTAAAAATCACCCATTGGTTTGAAATGCAGTCTACATTTGAAGGAACTCCAAAAGGTCAAATAGAAGAAGGAATTGAAAAAGTTGCCTGGCTGGGGCCTGATCAAATAAAGGAAGCTCTTCAGAATTCTTATGAGAACATAAAACTTTTATTTGAAGAAGAAAATTGA
- a CDS encoding orotate phosphoribosyltransferase: MNLESPRVTVEKSAQELFDLLSDVKNFEKLMPDNIAKFEITGEDAFIFGLKGMPEIKLKMKDKVAPSKVILGAASDKVPFTLIANIDTVSENSSAVKLDFEGEFNAMMAMMVKGPISKFIETLANNMTKL; this comes from the coding sequence ATGAATTTAGAAAGCCCAAGGGTTACCGTTGAAAAATCTGCTCAAGAATTATTCGATTTGTTAAGTGATGTAAAAAACTTCGAAAAATTAATGCCTGATAATATTGCAAAATTTGAAATCACTGGCGAAGATGCTTTTATTTTTGGATTAAAAGGAATGCCCGAAATTAAATTAAAGATGAAAGACAAAGTAGCTCCAAGCAAAGTTATTTTGGGTGCAGCAAGCGACAAGGTTCCATTTACCTTAATAGCAAACATTGACACCGTTTCTGAAAATTCAAGTGCTGTTAAACTGGATTTTGAAGGCGAATTTAATGCGATGATGGCAATGATGGTAAAAGGTCCGATTTCTAAATTTATCGAAACTTTGGCCAACAACATGACAAAACTGTAA
- the pyrE gene encoding orotate phosphoribosyltransferase, with protein MIFNKDTADKTAELLLQINAIKLNPGNPFTWASGWKSPIYCDNRLILSFPAIRNYVRDEFSKNIEKQFGKPDVIAGVATGAIGIGMLVAESMGLPFVYVRPEPKKHGRQNQVEGFLQKGQSVVIIEDLISTGNSSLQAVEGLREAGAVIKGMAAIFTYGFDVADQNFKNANIDLYTLSNYQNLLNLAVAKSYITEKEEQTLREWNVNPSTWNI; from the coding sequence ATGATTTTTAATAAAGATACAGCCGACAAAACAGCCGAATTGCTTTTGCAAATAAATGCAATTAAATTGAATCCAGGAAATCCTTTTACATGGGCATCTGGATGGAAATCGCCAATATATTGCGATAATCGTTTAATCCTCTCGTTTCCAGCCATAAGAAATTATGTCAGAGACGAATTTTCTAAGAACATTGAAAAACAATTTGGGAAACCAGATGTGATTGCCGGTGTAGCCACTGGAGCAATAGGCATCGGAATGCTGGTTGCCGAGAGCATGGGACTGCCTTTTGTGTATGTTCGTCCGGAACCAAAAAAACATGGCCGTCAAAACCAAGTAGAAGGTTTCCTGCAGAAAGGACAAAGCGTAGTAATTATTGAGGATTTAATCAGCACTGGAAACAGTAGCCTGCAAGCCGTTGAAGGCTTACGGGAAGCAGGAGCAGTTATAAAAGGAATGGCAGCTATATTCACTTATGGATTTGATGTTGCAGACCAAAACTTTAAAAATGCCAATATCGATTTATACACGCTGAGCAATTATCAAAATTTATTGAATTTGGCAGTTGCAAAAAGCTATATAACCGAAAAAGAAGAGCAAACCTTGAGAGAATGGAATGTTAATCCGTCAACTTGGAATATATAA
- a CDS encoding biotin--[acetyl-CoA-carboxylase] ligase, translating to MKLIKLDAIDSTNEFLKGLSNKQEVQNFTVVTAETQLKGKGQMGSKWDSESGKNLIMSILVKDFLFDNEDVFNLNVVISLAVIRTLKKYNIPELSIKWPNDIMSANKKIGGILIENSIKGEGIISSIVGLGLNVNQVKFQNLPRASSLALICSVTFDKEEILFGIVSEMEEIIVDYAVKASFLWEEYSNELFKIGIPTAFSDENEINFMGIIKGVSAIGKLQIQLEDDAICEYSLKEVQMLY from the coding sequence ATGAAGTTAATCAAACTCGATGCCATAGATTCTACGAATGAGTTTCTAAAAGGTTTATCGAACAAGCAGGAGGTTCAAAATTTTACAGTTGTTACAGCTGAAACTCAATTGAAAGGGAAAGGCCAAATGGGGTCAAAGTGGGATTCTGAATCGGGTAAGAATCTTATAATGAGTATTTTGGTTAAGGATTTTCTGTTTGATAATGAAGATGTTTTTAACCTTAATGTTGTGATTTCACTTGCTGTAATCCGTACATTAAAAAAGTATAATATACCTGAATTAAGCATCAAATGGCCTAACGACATTATGTCAGCCAATAAGAAGATTGGTGGCATACTGATTGAAAACAGCATTAAAGGAGAAGGAATAATTTCATCTATTGTTGGATTGGGACTGAATGTAAACCAAGTAAAATTTCAAAATTTGCCTAGAGCTTCGTCATTGGCTTTGATTTGCAGTGTTACTTTTGATAAAGAAGAAATTCTTTTTGGTATTGTTTCAGAAATGGAAGAAATAATAGTTGATTATGCAGTAAAAGCTTCATTTTTATGGGAAGAGTATTCTAATGAATTATTTAAAATTGGTATTCCTACTGCCTTTTCTGATGAAAATGAAATTAATTTTATGGGTATTATAAAAGGCGTTTCGGCTATCGGGAAACTTCAAATTCAATTGGAAGATGATGCTATTTGTGAATACAGTCTAAAAGAAGTACAGATGTTATACTAA